One Actinomadura viridis genomic region harbors:
- a CDS encoding acetyl-CoA C-acetyltransferase translates to MREAVICEPVRTPIGRFGGAFTALSPVELAATVIRALLERTGLPGEAVDEVILGQCYPSADAPAIGRVAALDAGLPIEVGGTQVDRRCGSGLQAVLNAAMQVQTGASDLVIAGGAESMSNAPFYTTKARWGVRTPSLELHDGLAQGRVTAGGVNHPVPGGMLETAENLRREYGISREEQDRLAVMSHERAVAAQREGRFADEIVPVTVRSRKGDTVVDADEHPRPGTTMETLAKLRPVMGKKDDQATVTAGNASGQNDAAAVCVVTTPERAAELGLRPLVRLVSWAQAGVPPRTMGIGPVPATARALERAGLTLADLDLIELNEAFAAQVLAVLREWDFKEDDYDRLNVNGSGISLGHPVGATGTRILATLAREMDRRQARYGLETMCIGGGQGLAAVFERVSF, encoded by the coding sequence ATGCGCGAAGCGGTGATCTGCGAGCCGGTACGGACCCCGATCGGCCGGTTCGGCGGGGCGTTCACGGCGCTGTCGCCGGTCGAGCTGGCCGCCACGGTCATCCGGGCGCTGCTGGAACGCACCGGGCTGCCGGGCGAGGCGGTGGACGAGGTGATCCTCGGCCAGTGCTACCCCAGCGCCGACGCCCCCGCCATCGGCCGCGTCGCCGCCCTGGACGCGGGACTGCCGATCGAGGTCGGCGGCACCCAGGTCGACCGGCGCTGCGGCTCGGGGCTGCAGGCCGTGCTGAACGCCGCCATGCAGGTGCAGACCGGGGCGAGCGACCTGGTGATCGCCGGCGGCGCCGAGAGCATGAGCAACGCGCCGTTCTACACCACCAAGGCGCGCTGGGGCGTCCGCACGCCCAGCCTGGAACTGCACGACGGGCTCGCCCAGGGCCGCGTCACCGCCGGCGGCGTCAACCACCCGGTGCCCGGCGGCATGCTGGAGACCGCCGAGAACCTGCGCCGCGAGTACGGCATCTCCCGCGAGGAGCAGGACCGGCTGGCCGTCATGTCGCACGAGCGTGCCGTGGCCGCCCAGCGCGAGGGCCGCTTCGCCGACGAGATCGTGCCGGTGACCGTACGGTCCCGCAAGGGCGACACCGTGGTGGACGCCGACGAGCACCCCCGCCCTGGCACCACCATGGAGACCCTGGCCAAACTGCGCCCCGTCATGGGCAAGAAGGACGACCAGGCCACCGTGACCGCGGGCAACGCCAGCGGCCAGAACGACGCGGCGGCCGTGTGCGTGGTGACGACCCCCGAACGCGCCGCCGAACTCGGCCTGCGCCCCCTCGTCCGGCTGGTGTCCTGGGCGCAGGCGGGCGTCCCGCCCCGCACCATGGGGATCGGGCCGGTGCCCGCCACCGCCAGGGCCCTGGAACGGGCCGGGCTCACCCTGGCCGACCTCGACCTCATCGAGCTGAACGAGGCGTTCGCCGCCCAGGTCCTCGCGGTCCTCCGGGAGTGGGACTTCAAGGAGGACGACTACGACCGCCTCAACGTGAACGGCTCGGGGATCTCCCTGGGCCACCCCGTGGGCGCCACGGGGACGCGGATCCTGGCCACCCTCGCCCGGGAGATGGACCGCCGCCAGGCCCGCTACGGCCTGGAGACCATGTGCATCGGCGGAGGTCAGGGTCTGGCCGCCGTCTTCGAACGCGTCTCCTTCTGA
- a CDS encoding RNA polymerase sigma factor has protein sequence MTVGARAGESEDARRFTAIYDACRQRVWAYAAGRAGRQAADEVVSETFAVAWRRRGDMPEPALPWLLGVARNVLRDRYREEARRASFAAASREWERAAAERDIAEGVAERLAVLRALARLSEGDREILILVAWQGLSPQDAARVVGCTAATLRVRLHRARKRLVRAIEEEPASAAAPARSRVGIVSEEMS, from the coding sequence ATGACCGTTGGCGCTAGGGCCGGAGAGTCCGAGGACGCCAGACGCTTCACGGCCATCTACGACGCCTGCAGGCAGCGCGTGTGGGCCTACGCGGCCGGCCGCGCGGGGCGGCAGGCCGCCGACGAGGTGGTGAGCGAGACGTTCGCGGTGGCGTGGCGCCGGCGGGGCGACATGCCCGAGCCGGCGCTGCCCTGGCTGCTCGGCGTCGCCCGGAACGTGCTGCGCGACCGCTACCGCGAGGAGGCGCGCCGCGCCTCGTTCGCCGCCGCGTCGCGCGAGTGGGAACGCGCCGCGGCCGAGCGCGACATCGCCGAGGGCGTGGCCGAACGGCTCGCCGTGCTGCGCGCCCTGGCCAGGCTCTCCGAGGGCGACCGGGAGATTCTCATCCTGGTGGCCTGGCAGGGCCTGTCGCCGCAGGACGCCGCGCGGGTCGTGGGATGCACGGCCGCCACGCTGCGCGTACGGCTGCACCGGGCGCGCAAGCGTCTGGTGCGCGCCATCGAGGAAGAGCCCGCGAGCGCCGCCGCGCCCGCTCGTTCCCGCGTCGGGATCGTCAGTGAGGAGATGTCATGA
- a CDS encoding CU044_5270 family protein, with protein sequence MSRDVLRALAEARPAELDPGTPVDPATRDTELSRAMAPAAARGTGRGTVPRRRRVGPLWGGLGLGLVGATAAAALVVTSLGGGEGGVPGGDLAGTGQVDVGSARTVLLAAAEKAEAAPATGKYWRVKRMTMVPRQVGPEGRTYTVSDARIHEEWISRDGRTWTGQRAAGAKPRTPADEKAWRRDGAPARWDMGVGDTVDKKRLYLQVKPGAGNLVKGQGEHALQVPIAGRKPSFSDLQKLPADPAVLRKLAEKNALSDGADGPLHAENPQARQAFAAGKLTDLLTTAPVPPNVRAAAFRALADMPNVRSEGRAADERGRKGVALTITVPYAASATTTRLIIDPATSQVLSEQVASKIKGVAPKGARAVGKERTTLYLGAGWTDRAPHAPTLP encoded by the coding sequence ATGAGCCGAGACGTGCTGCGGGCGCTGGCGGAGGCCCGCCCCGCCGAACTGGACCCGGGGACGCCCGTCGACCCGGCGACCCGGGACACCGAACTGTCCCGCGCCATGGCCCCGGCCGCCGCGCGGGGGACCGGACGGGGCACGGTCCCGCGGCGGCGCCGGGTCGGGCCGCTGTGGGGCGGGCTGGGCCTGGGGCTGGTCGGCGCGACCGCCGCGGCCGCGCTGGTCGTCACCTCGTTGGGGGGTGGCGAAGGCGGCGTGCCGGGCGGTGACCTCGCGGGCACCGGGCAGGTGGACGTCGGCTCGGCCCGTACGGTGCTGCTCGCCGCCGCGGAGAAGGCGGAGGCGGCCCCGGCCACCGGGAAGTACTGGCGGGTCAAGAGGATGACCATGGTGCCGAGGCAGGTCGGCCCCGAGGGGCGGACCTACACGGTGTCGGACGCGCGGATCCACGAGGAGTGGATCTCCCGTGACGGCAGGACCTGGACGGGGCAGCGCGCCGCCGGGGCCAAGCCCAGGACGCCCGCCGACGAGAAGGCGTGGCGGCGGGACGGCGCGCCCGCCCGGTGGGACATGGGCGTGGGCGACACCGTGGACAAGAAGCGGCTGTACCTCCAGGTCAAGCCCGGCGCGGGGAACCTGGTGAAGGGGCAGGGGGAGCACGCCCTCCAGGTGCCCATCGCCGGGCGGAAGCCGTCGTTCTCCGACCTGCAGAAGCTGCCCGCCGACCCGGCCGTGCTGCGCAAGCTGGCGGAGAAGAACGCGCTCTCCGATGGCGCGGACGGCCCCCTCCACGCGGAGAACCCGCAGGCGCGGCAGGCGTTCGCGGCGGGCAAGCTGACCGACCTCCTCACCACCGCCCCGGTGCCTCCGAATGTGCGGGCGGCGGCCTTCCGGGCACTGGCCGACATGCCGAACGTCCGTTCGGAGGGCCGGGCCGCCGACGAACGGGGCCGCAAGGGCGTCGCCCTCACGATCACCGTCCCGTACGCGGCGAGCGCCACCACCACGCGGCTGATCATCGACCCGGCCACCTCGCAGGTGCTGTCCGAGCAGGTGGCCAGCAAGATCAAGGGCGTCGCGCCCAAGGGGGCCCGGGCCGTCGGCAAGGAGCGGACGACCCTCTACCTCGGCGCCGGCTGGACCGACCGGGCCCCGCACGCGCCCACGCTTCCCTGA
- a CDS encoding (Fe-S)-binding protein — protein MFWLTLIIGLAGTAVALALAGRRVLFLWKLFQSGQPDPERVLQVKRDPKADIEGQVVEVMGQRKLLKWTVAGLAHFAVMWAFILLASVYLEAAVALLFGLDAHIPFLQTWGPIGFVQDTIALACLAGLITFSVIRIRNSPKKLDRASRFKGSHTGGAWLILFMIFNVIWTMFFFRGVASASGNLAFGKGAYFSHLSGKPFEGLSHGTLEVLESIGLLAHIAVALIFLVIVVNSKHLHIFIAPLNVMFKRRPDGLGAVQPMMSKGKPLDFEEADPDEDTFGRGRIEDFTWKGFLDMATCTECGRCQSQCPAWNTGKPLSPKMVVLELRDHAFAKAPYMLASEEEREKFTDEQKAAMQVDRELVAEDGVIHPDVLWSCTNCGACVEQCPVDIEHIDHILDMRRFQVMIESSFPSEAGVMLKNLENKGNPWGMSEMKRLEWIEELDFEVEVVDEKLPEDTEYLFWVGCAGALEDRAKKTTKAVAELLHIAGVKFAVLGPMEACTGDPARRLGMEFVFQMLGQQNVETLNEAGVKKIVATCPHCFNTLANEYPQIGGNYEVVHHTQLLAHLVEEGRLTPVTPIEEKITYHDPCFLGRHNKVYKQPRDIMAKVPGVQTQEMHRHKDRGFCCGAGGARMWMEERIGKRINTERVDEALTTDPDTVSTACPFCLVMLGDAINEKKNSGEAKESLEVVDVSQLLIRSIKGEGGPLPEKEAVSAE, from the coding sequence GTGTTCTGGCTCACATTGATCATTGGGCTCGCCGGGACGGCGGTCGCGCTCGCGCTCGCCGGACGGCGGGTGCTGTTCCTGTGGAAGCTCTTCCAGAGCGGCCAGCCCGACCCTGAGCGGGTACTCCAGGTCAAGCGCGACCCGAAGGCCGACATCGAGGGCCAGGTCGTGGAGGTCATGGGCCAGCGCAAGCTGCTCAAGTGGACCGTCGCGGGCCTGGCGCACTTCGCGGTCATGTGGGCGTTCATCCTGCTGGCCAGCGTCTACCTGGAGGCGGCGGTCGCGCTGCTGTTCGGGCTGGACGCGCACATCCCGTTCCTGCAGACCTGGGGGCCGATCGGGTTCGTCCAGGACACGATCGCGCTGGCCTGCCTGGCCGGGCTGATCACGTTCTCGGTCATCCGGATCAGGAACTCGCCGAAGAAGCTGGACCGGGCGTCGCGGTTCAAGGGCTCGCACACCGGTGGCGCCTGGCTGATCCTGTTCATGATCTTCAACGTGATCTGGACGATGTTCTTCTTCCGGGGCGTGGCGTCGGCCAGCGGCAACCTCGCGTTCGGCAAGGGCGCGTACTTCTCCCACCTGTCCGGCAAGCCGTTCGAGGGCCTGAGCCACGGCACCCTGGAGGTGCTGGAGTCGATCGGGCTGCTCGCGCACATCGCGGTCGCGCTGATCTTCCTGGTCATCGTCGTCAACTCCAAGCACCTGCACATCTTCATCGCGCCGCTGAACGTCATGTTCAAGCGCCGCCCCGACGGGCTGGGCGCGGTGCAGCCGATGATGAGCAAGGGCAAGCCGCTGGACTTCGAGGAGGCCGACCCCGACGAGGACACCTTCGGCCGCGGCCGGATCGAGGACTTCACCTGGAAGGGCTTCCTCGACATGGCCACCTGCACCGAGTGCGGGCGTTGCCAGTCGCAGTGCCCGGCCTGGAACACCGGCAAGCCGCTGTCGCCGAAGATGGTGGTGCTGGAGCTGCGCGACCACGCGTTCGCCAAGGCGCCGTACATGCTCGCCTCCGAGGAGGAGAGGGAGAAGTTCACCGACGAGCAGAAGGCCGCCATGCAGGTGGACCGGGAGCTCGTCGCCGAGGACGGCGTCATCCACCCCGACGTGCTGTGGTCCTGCACCAACTGCGGCGCCTGCGTCGAGCAGTGCCCGGTGGACATCGAGCACATCGACCACATCCTGGACATGCGGCGCTTCCAGGTGATGATCGAGTCCTCGTTCCCCAGCGAGGCCGGCGTGATGCTGAAGAACCTGGAGAACAAGGGCAACCCCTGGGGCATGTCGGAGATGAAGCGCCTCGAATGGATCGAGGAGCTGGACTTCGAGGTCGAGGTCGTCGACGAGAAGCTGCCCGAGGACACCGAGTACCTGTTCTGGGTCGGCTGCGCCGGGGCGCTGGAGGACCGGGCCAAGAAGACCACCAAGGCGGTCGCCGAGCTGCTGCACATCGCGGGCGTGAAGTTCGCCGTGCTCGGCCCGATGGAGGCGTGCACCGGTGACCCGGCGCGGCGGCTGGGCATGGAGTTCGTGTTCCAGATGCTCGGCCAGCAGAACGTCGAGACGCTGAACGAGGCGGGCGTCAAGAAGATCGTCGCGACCTGCCCGCACTGCTTCAACACCCTGGCCAACGAGTACCCGCAGATCGGCGGCAACTACGAGGTCGTCCACCACACCCAGCTGCTGGCGCACCTGGTCGAGGAGGGCAGGCTCACCCCGGTCACCCCGATCGAGGAGAAGATCACCTACCACGACCCCTGCTTCCTGGGCCGCCACAACAAGGTCTACAAGCAGCCGCGCGACATCATGGCCAAGGTCCCCGGCGTCCAGACGCAGGAGATGCACCGGCACAAGGACCGCGGGTTCTGCTGCGGCGCCGGCGGCGCGCGGATGTGGATGGAAGAGCGCATCGGCAAGCGGATCAACACCGAGCGGGTGGACGAGGCCCTCACCACCGACCCCGACACCGTCTCCACCGCCTGCCCGTTCTGCCTGGTGATGCTGGGCGATGCCATCAACGAGAAGAAGAACTCGGGCGAGGCCAAGGAGTCGCTGGAGGTCGTGGACGTCTCCCAGCTGCTCATCCGCTCCATCAAGGGCGAGGGCGGCCCCCTCCCCGAGAAGGAGGCGGTCTCCGCCGAGTAG
- a CDS encoding BTAD domain-containing putative transcriptional regulator: MPGKAPPLRFEILGRLAARRDGQELDLGPGKQQAVLAVLLLTPNRPVSTAAIVDSVWGEDPPDNGANVVQKYVAGLRRVLEPDRSPRTPGQLLTLTGAGYTLNVPPGGLDAEVFQERVKAALAVRGAGDAAEAAGMLREALAMWRGTALAGLNGPVFGAARERLEEEHAAAWEAWAEIGLELGRHAALVPELIRLVADFPLREGFRYLLMLALYRCGRQAEALAAYRDARAFLDEEFGVEPGERLRSLQVSILRSDPALAAPSERATERAAPAERTMERAAPAERTAERAAPAERAAERAAPATRAVVHDLPSPLEPVAGVPPTAAARPAFSPAAQVGEGVPAAGGPVMWTAPAPAPAPAPRRLPWPVRGALAMLPLLSLGTVTWALISYFAARRGSRALGLAAAAYFAMAAVFLGVASVTGDQTTWWDIPVMASLLATMFGGAVHLAVLTAEPGPSARPAGDPNTVTVPLIERRVRREQARSLAVHHPSVARRLGVGRPDLPRTFDDGGLVDVNEVPEHLLAALPGLDPYHAKLIVAVREAQGPYASIDDLVTRGVLPAQVVRALYETLVLIPPDTEPDAS; this comes from the coding sequence TTGCCAGGGAAGGCCCCTCCACTGCGCTTCGAGATCCTGGGCCGGCTGGCCGCCAGGCGGGACGGCCAGGAGCTCGACCTGGGCCCGGGAAAGCAGCAGGCCGTTCTCGCGGTCCTCCTGCTCACCCCCAACCGGCCGGTGTCGACGGCGGCGATCGTCGACTCGGTGTGGGGTGAGGACCCGCCCGACAACGGGGCGAACGTGGTGCAGAAGTACGTCGCCGGGTTGCGCCGCGTGCTGGAGCCGGACCGTTCGCCCCGCACGCCCGGGCAGCTGCTGACGCTGACCGGCGCCGGGTACACCCTGAACGTTCCGCCCGGGGGCCTGGACGCCGAGGTCTTCCAGGAACGAGTGAAGGCGGCCCTGGCCGTGCGGGGCGCGGGTGACGCGGCGGAGGCCGCCGGCATGCTGCGCGAAGCGCTGGCCATGTGGCGCGGCACGGCGCTCGCCGGGTTGAACGGCCCGGTCTTCGGCGCGGCCCGGGAACGTCTTGAGGAGGAGCACGCCGCCGCCTGGGAGGCATGGGCGGAGATCGGCCTGGAGCTGGGACGGCACGCCGCGCTGGTCCCCGAGCTGATCCGGCTGGTCGCCGATTTCCCGCTCCGGGAGGGGTTCCGCTACCTGCTGATGCTCGCTCTCTACCGGTGCGGCAGGCAGGCGGAGGCCCTGGCCGCCTACCGTGACGCGCGCGCCTTCCTGGACGAGGAGTTCGGTGTCGAGCCGGGCGAACGCCTCCGGAGCCTCCAGGTGAGCATCCTGCGCTCCGATCCGGCGCTGGCTGCGCCCAGTGAACGTGCGACGGAACGTGCGGCGCCCGCGGAACGGACGATGGAACGGGCGGCGCCCGCGGAACGGACGGCGGAGCGGGCGGCGCCCGCGGAGAGAGCGGCGGAGCGGGCGGCGCCCGCGACGCGGGCCGTGGTCCACGACCTCCCCTCGCCCCTGGAACCCGTCGCAGGCGTCCCGCCCACCGCCGCCGCCCGCCCCGCGTTCTCCCCCGCCGCGCAGGTGGGTGAGGGTGTCCCGGCGGCCGGAGGGCCCGTGATGTGGACGGCCCCGGCCCCGGCCCCCGCTCCGGCCCCGCGGCGCCTTCCGTGGCCGGTACGCGGCGCCCTGGCGATGCTCCCGCTGCTCAGCCTCGGAACCGTCACGTGGGCTCTGATCTCGTACTTCGCGGCGCGGCGCGGGAGCCGGGCGCTCGGGCTGGCCGCGGCCGCCTACTTCGCGATGGCGGCCGTCTTCCTCGGCGTCGCGTCCGTGACCGGGGACCAGACGACGTGGTGGGACATACCGGTCATGGCCTCCTTGCTGGCCACGATGTTCGGGGGCGCCGTGCATCTCGCCGTGCTCACGGCCGAGCCGGGCCCGTCCGCACGGCCCGCCGGCGACCCGAACACCGTCACCGTCCCCCTGATCGAGCGGCGGGTCCGCCGGGAGCAGGCCCGTTCCCTGGCGGTGCACCACCCGTCGGTCGCCCGCCGGCTGGGCGTCGGACGGCCCGACCTGCCCCGGACGTTCGACGACGGCGGGCTGGTCGACGTCAACGAGGTGCCCGAGCACCTGCTGGCAGCCCTGCCGGGGCTGGACCCGTACCACGCGAAGCTGATCGTGGCGGTGCGGGAGGCGCAGGGCCCCTACGCCTCCATCGACGACCTCGTCACCCGGGGCGTCCTGCCGGCCCAGGTGGTGCGCGCCCTGTACGAGACGCTGGTCCTCATCCCCCCGGACACCGAGCCGGACGCGTCGTAG
- a CDS encoding ZIP family metal transporter, which translates to MAVVLAAVAFLMTLTGGFVAMRVRDRRHLVLGLAGGLILGIAAFDLVPESLDTYPSGPLGVPAPMIGFAAGFLLLHVIEQAAAIHRAHEGEYAPHEHRHASVPGKGGRAGLLTAGALVGHSFIDGLSIGLGFQAGTEVGVFVALAVIAHDFADGFNTFTAASLHRADRRPAIVLLFADALAPIAGALATLLFSVPKPVLGTYLGFFAGVLLYLAAAEILPEAHSRHPRVLTLCVTVAGVLAVLLIIGFAG; encoded by the coding sequence ATGGCGGTGGTCCTGGCGGCGGTGGCCTTCCTGATGACCCTGACCGGCGGGTTCGTCGCGATGCGCGTACGGGACCGCCGGCACCTGGTGCTGGGCCTGGCCGGCGGGCTCATCCTCGGCATCGCCGCGTTCGACCTCGTGCCCGAGTCCCTGGACACCTACCCGTCCGGCCCGCTGGGCGTGCCCGCACCGATGATCGGCTTCGCCGCCGGCTTCCTGCTGCTGCACGTCATCGAGCAGGCCGCCGCGATCCACCGGGCGCACGAGGGGGAGTACGCGCCGCACGAGCACCGCCACGCCTCCGTCCCCGGCAAGGGCGGCCGGGCGGGCCTGCTGACCGCGGGCGCGCTGGTCGGGCACAGCTTCATCGACGGGCTCAGCATCGGGCTGGGGTTCCAGGCCGGCACCGAGGTCGGCGTCTTCGTGGCGCTCGCCGTGATCGCGCACGACTTCGCCGACGGCTTCAACACCTTCACCGCCGCGTCACTGCACCGCGCCGACCGGCGTCCCGCGATCGTGCTGCTCTTCGCCGACGCCCTCGCCCCCATCGCCGGGGCGCTGGCCACGCTGCTGTTCAGCGTGCCGAAGCCCGTCCTGGGGACCTACCTCGGCTTCTTCGCGGGAGTGCTGCTCTACCTCGCCGCGGCGGAGATCCTGCCCGAGGCCCACAGCAGGCATCCCCGCGTGCTGACCCTCTGCGTCACCGTGGCCGGCGTCCTCGCCGTCCTGCTCATCATCGGGTTCGCGGGCTGA
- a CDS encoding glycine betaine ABC transporter substrate-binding protein yields MTVAAVVLSLGLSAAACGGGESGSGGAEKKVTIGMVAGWAEGEAATALWEKMLKDKGYEVEVKTLDTGPLYTGMAKGDVDLFLDAWLPGTHEDYWKQYGDKLEKISVWYDKAPLTIAVPEYSPLKSLADLKGKGGTYGGKIVGIEKSSGLYRVSKEKMLPAYGLEGEYEVTTSSTAAMLTELKKATDAKKDIVVTLWRPHWAYAKFPIRDLEDPKGAMGEPDGVNIVGREDFSKDQPEVAGWLKKFRMDDKQLGTLEDLMENKYKGKPEQAVNEWMQANPDFAKGVTG; encoded by the coding sequence GTGACCGTCGCGGCCGTGGTGCTGTCGCTGGGCCTGTCCGCGGCGGCGTGCGGAGGCGGGGAATCCGGATCCGGTGGGGCCGAGAAGAAGGTCACCATCGGCATGGTGGCGGGCTGGGCGGAGGGTGAGGCCGCCACCGCGCTGTGGGAGAAGATGCTGAAGGACAAGGGGTACGAGGTCGAGGTCAAGACCCTCGACACGGGCCCTCTCTACACCGGCATGGCCAAGGGCGACGTCGACCTCTTCCTGGACGCCTGGCTGCCGGGCACCCACGAGGACTACTGGAAGCAGTACGGCGACAAGCTGGAGAAGATCAGCGTCTGGTACGACAAGGCGCCGCTGACCATCGCGGTGCCGGAGTACTCGCCGCTGAAGTCGCTGGCCGACCTCAAGGGCAAGGGCGGCACGTACGGCGGCAAGATCGTCGGGATCGAGAAGAGCTCCGGGCTCTACCGGGTGTCCAAGGAGAAGATGCTCCCTGCCTACGGGCTGGAGGGCGAGTACGAGGTGACGACCTCGTCGACGGCGGCCATGCTGACGGAGTTGAAGAAGGCCACCGACGCCAAGAAGGACATCGTCGTCACCCTGTGGCGGCCGCACTGGGCGTACGCGAAGTTCCCGATCCGCGACCTTGAGGACCCCAAGGGCGCGATGGGCGAGCCCGACGGCGTCAACATCGTCGGCCGGGAGGACTTCTCCAAGGACCAGCCCGAGGTCGCGGGCTGGCTGAAGAAGTTCAGGATGGACGACAAGCAGCTGGGCACGCTCGAAGACCTGATGGAGAACAAGTACAAGGGCAAGCCCGAGCAGGCCGTGAACGAGTGGATGCAGGCCAACCCTGACTTCGCCAAGGGCGTCACCGGCTGA
- a CDS encoding proline/glycine betaine ABC transporter permease, with the protein MGDWFDGLVSWLTDHVEWLFDAIGAAVEGTVDGLTGLLTGPPALVMIAVFALVALVLSGWRLGLFTLAGFALIESMELWEPAMDSLALVLVAALVAVAISIPLGIAAARNDMVSRVVRPVLDLMQTMPAFVYLIPAIFFFSIGVVPGVVATVIFALPPGVRLTELGIRGVDAEMVEAGEAFGTPPGRILTRIQIPLAMPSIMAGINQLIMLSLSMVVIAGMVGAGGLGNEVLEGIQRVNIAQGFEGGLAVVVLAIFLDRLTSALGDRTAVARATAQMAR; encoded by the coding sequence GTGGGCGATTGGTTCGACGGCCTGGTGAGCTGGCTGACCGATCATGTGGAGTGGCTGTTCGACGCGATCGGCGCGGCGGTCGAGGGGACGGTGGACGGGCTCACGGGCCTGCTGACCGGCCCGCCGGCGCTGGTGATGATCGCGGTGTTCGCGCTGGTGGCCCTCGTTCTGAGCGGCTGGAGACTCGGGCTGTTCACGCTGGCCGGGTTCGCGCTGATCGAGAGCATGGAGTTGTGGGAGCCCGCGATGGACTCCCTGGCGCTGGTGCTGGTGGCCGCGCTGGTGGCGGTGGCGATCTCCATCCCGCTGGGCATCGCGGCGGCGCGCAACGACATGGTGAGCCGGGTGGTGCGGCCGGTGCTGGACCTGATGCAGACCATGCCGGCGTTCGTGTACCTGATTCCGGCGATCTTCTTCTTCAGCATCGGGGTGGTGCCCGGTGTGGTGGCCACCGTGATCTTCGCGTTGCCGCCCGGGGTGCGGCTCACCGAGCTGGGCATCCGCGGTGTGGACGCGGAGATGGTCGAGGCGGGCGAGGCGTTCGGCACGCCTCCGGGCCGGATCCTGACGCGGATCCAGATCCCGCTCGCGATGCCGTCGATCATGGCCGGGATCAACCAGCTGATCATGCTGTCGCTGTCGATGGTCGTCATCGCCGGCATGGTCGGGGCGGGCGGCCTCGGCAACGAGGTGCTGGAGGGGATCCAGCGGGTGAACATCGCCCAGGGATTCGAGGGCGGTCTGGCGGTGGTCGTGCTGGCCATCTTCCTGGACCGGCTCACCAGCGCGCTGGGCGACCGTACGGCGGTGGCCCGTGCCACGGCCCAGATGGCCCGCTGA
- a CDS encoding quaternary amine ABC transporter ATP-binding protein has translation MTILRADGVTKLFGRKAEQAQRRLGAGAAPEEIRALGVTAAVVDATFTVEQGEIFVVMGLSGSGKSTLIRMLNGLLEPTSGTVEIDGQDIARMSGRPLRALRQNKISMVFQHFALFPHRTVLENAAYGLEVRGVAKEERAKRAREFLGQVGLDGWEDKLPGQLSGGMRQRVGLARALAAGTDVILMDEAFSALDPLIRREMQDLLLDLQSRLNKTIVFITHDLNEAMRIGDRIAVMREGRIVQIGTAEEILTDPANDYVAQFVADVDRTRVLTAASVMEKPLVTVPANTGPRTALRTMREHQTSVAFVVGRDRRLAGKVTGTAVADAVADGVQTLDALIDPAEPVAPDTPVADLFARCAESDLPVPVTDDGVLVGVIPRVTLLAALGAINTHVAEVVAEEGSPVG, from the coding sequence GTGACCATACTCCGAGCGGATGGTGTGACCAAGCTGTTCGGTCGTAAGGCCGAACAAGCGCAGCGAAGACTCGGCGCCGGGGCGGCGCCGGAGGAGATACGGGCCCTCGGGGTGACCGCGGCCGTCGTGGACGCGACGTTCACGGTCGAGCAGGGCGAGATCTTCGTGGTGATGGGGCTGTCGGGTTCCGGCAAGTCGACCTTGATCAGGATGCTGAACGGGTTGCTGGAGCCGACGTCGGGGACCGTCGAGATCGACGGTCAGGACATCGCCCGCATGTCGGGCCGGCCGTTGCGGGCCCTGCGGCAGAACAAGATCAGCATGGTGTTCCAGCACTTCGCGCTGTTCCCGCACAGGACGGTGTTGGAGAACGCCGCCTACGGGCTCGAGGTCCGCGGGGTGGCCAAGGAGGAACGTGCCAAGAGGGCGCGGGAGTTCCTCGGCCAGGTGGGGCTGGACGGGTGGGAGGACAAGCTCCCCGGGCAGCTGTCGGGCGGCATGCGGCAGCGGGTGGGGCTGGCCCGGGCGCTGGCCGCCGGGACCGACGTCATCCTGATGGACGAGGCGTTCAGCGCGCTGGACCCGCTGATCCGCCGGGAGATGCAGGATCTGCTGCTGGACCTGCAGTCGCGGCTGAACAAGACGATCGTGTTCATCACCCATGACCTGAACGAGGCGATGCGGATCGGTGACCGGATCGCGGTGATGCGTGAGGGCCGGATCGTGCAGATCGGCACGGCCGAGGAGATCCTCACCGATCCGGCGAACGACTACGTGGCGCAGTTCGTGGCGGACGTGGACCGGACGCGGGTGCTGACGGCCGCTTCGGTGATGGAGAAGCCGCTGGTCACGGTGCCGGCGAACACCGGGCCCCGGACGGCGTTGCGGACGATGCGCGAGCATCAGACCTCGGTGGCCTTCGTGGTGGGCCGGGACCGCAGGCTCGCCGGCAAGGTGACCGGGACCGCGGTGGCCGACGCCGTCGCGGACGGCGTGCAGACCCTGGACGCGCTGATCGACCCCGCGGAGCCGGTCGCGCCGGACACTCCCGTGGCCGATCTGTTCGCCCGGTGCGCGGAGAGCGATCTGCCCGTGCCGGTCACCGACGACGGCGTGCTCGTCGGCGTGATCCCGCGGGTCACGCTGCTGGCCGCGCTCGGTGCGATCAACACGCATGTCGCCGAGGTGGTCGCCGAGGAGGGGAGTCCCGTTGGCTAG